From Planctomycetota bacterium, a single genomic window includes:
- the dnaN gene encoding DNA polymerase III subunit beta, translating to MKVNCDRGVLVEALNLIGGAVLNRTPKPVLLCVKLEAAGGVLTLAATDMEVGIHLSINQVEVVEDGAVLAPADKLTAIVRESADATITIETDEEATHIRGADSHFKIYGPAVEQFPPVEPFAGEPDYQIKAGTLSDLIQKTIFATARETSRYAINGVLVEREAKKLTMVATDGRRLALAKGACTEAKGEPGGTIVPTKALNLLIKLLDDPSETVRVKVADNQAHFATERASLSSNLVEGSFPPYKDVVPKDQDRKASFKTDLLASAVRRAALLTNEESKGVKFAFSGQELALSSRAPEMGEAEVHVPIESYTGDAVEIGFNPQFILDVLKVADADTIAIELKAPNKPGTLKVGTDFLYVVMPVSLG from the coding sequence ATGAAAGTGAATTGCGATCGCGGTGTGCTTGTCGAGGCCCTGAACCTGATCGGCGGAGCCGTGCTCAACCGCACGCCCAAGCCCGTCCTGCTCTGCGTCAAGCTCGAAGCGGCGGGCGGCGTTCTGACGCTGGCGGCGACGGACATGGAAGTCGGTATTCATCTTTCGATCAACCAGGTCGAGGTCGTCGAGGACGGAGCCGTGCTCGCCCCCGCCGACAAGCTCACCGCCATCGTCCGTGAATCCGCCGACGCCACCATCACGATCGAAACCGACGAGGAGGCGACGCATATCCGCGGCGCTGACTCGCATTTCAAAATCTATGGCCCCGCCGTCGAGCAGTTCCCGCCCGTCGAACCCTTCGCCGGCGAACCCGACTATCAGATCAAGGCCGGCACGCTCAGCGACCTGATTCAGAAGACGATCTTCGCCACCGCCCGCGAGACGAGCCGCTACGCCATCAACGGCGTCCTCGTCGAACGCGAAGCCAAGAAACTCACCATGGTCGCCACCGACGGCCGCCGCCTCGCCCTCGCCAAAGGCGCCTGCACCGAAGCCAAGGGCGAGCCCGGCGGGACGATTGTGCCCACCAAGGCCCTGAACCTGCTCATCAAGCTCCTCGACGATCCCTCCGAAACCGTCCGCGTCAAAGTCGCCGACAATCAGGCGCACTTCGCCACCGAGCGCGCTTCACTTTCGTCCAACCTCGTCGAAGGTTCGTTCCCGCCCTACAAGGACGTCGTGCCCAAGGATCAGGACCGCAAGGCGTCGTTCAAGACCGACCTGCTCGCGTCCGCCGTGCGCCGGGCCGCGCTGCTCACCAACGAAGAATCCAAGGGCGTCAAGTTCGCCTTCAGCGGACAGGAGCTGGCCCTGTCGAGCCGCGCGCCCGAGATGGGCGAAGCCGAAGTGCATGTGCCCATCGAGTCCTACACGGGAGACGCCGTCGAAATCGGGTTCAACCCGCAGTTCATCCTCGACGTCCTCAAGGTCGCCGACGCCGACACGATCGCCATCGAACTCAAAGCCCCCAACAAACCCGGCACCCTCAAAGTCGGCACCGACTTCCTCTACGTCGTCATGCCCGTCAGCTTGGGCTAA
- a CDS encoding sigma-70 family RNA polymerase sigma factor, translated as MSVPQNVIVRTLMRDRAKLLAYIWSIVHDGHIAEDVLQDVSVIAVEKREQIENEAVLAAWLRTTARHRALYALRQGRSKPLTLDAGVLDQLEGEWAERDAVPTNRLMDALRECLSHLTPHARRIIDLRYMRSCSSQQIAADLGLSVAAVYKTTTRAHAALSDCVRERMSHE; from the coding sequence ATGTCCGTCCCGCAGAATGTGATTGTGCGAACGCTGATGCGCGACCGCGCCAAGCTGCTGGCGTATATCTGGTCGATCGTGCATGACGGGCACATCGCGGAGGATGTTTTGCAGGACGTGTCGGTGATCGCGGTGGAGAAGCGCGAGCAGATCGAAAATGAGGCGGTGCTGGCGGCGTGGCTTCGGACGACGGCGCGGCACCGGGCGCTGTACGCCTTGCGTCAGGGCCGGAGCAAACCGCTGACGCTCGACGCCGGCGTGCTGGATCAGCTTGAAGGCGAGTGGGCCGAGCGCGACGCGGTGCCGACGAACCGGCTGATGGACGCATTGCGGGAGTGTCTTTCGCATCTGACGCCGCATGCCCGGCGGATCATCGACCTTCGCTACATGCGCTCGTGCAGCTCGCAGCAGATCGCGGCGGATTTGGGTTTAAGTGTCGCGGCGGTTTACAAGACGACGACGCGGGCGCATGCCGCCCTGTCCGATTGCGTGCGGGAGCGGATGAGCCATGAGTGA